Below is a genomic region from Candidatus Abyssobacteria bacterium SURF_5.
ACCAAAGCTATCACTCAGAAGAAAAAGAACAAAAGCCGCCCTCGATCAAACTTTCCTACAGAAATTACTCGGAATTTAGATGCGTAAGCCCTGCGCGCGCGCATCCTTAAGATGCTCGAGGAACACGAACTGTGCGTCTGCCAGATCATCGCGGTCATCGGACTGAAGCAGCCAACGATCTCGAAACACCTTTCAATCCTCAAGAAGGCCGGGCTGGTCGAATCGAGGCGCAACGGAACGTGGATGTTCTACAGTCTCTCACGAAAGAGACGGACCGATTACGACCAGGTCCAATTGGCCCTGTTGCGCAACTGGCTGAATGACGACCGCCTGATCGAAGCCGACCGCACTCGATTGGCAAAGGTGCTGAAAATCGATCCTCATGAACT
It encodes:
- a CDS encoding transcriptional regulator produces the protein MRARILKMLEEHELCVCQIIAVIGLKQPTISKHLSILKKAGLVESRRNGTWMFYSLSRKRRTDYDQVQLALLRNWLNDDRLIEADRTRLAKVLKIDPHELCKA